The following DNA comes from Mycolicibacterium lutetiense.
GGGCCAAGCGCGGCGGAACGGTGTTGTGCGCGATCGAGGTCCCCGAAGACGAGATCAGCGCCTACGGCGTCTTCGACGTCGAGACGGTGCCCGACGCGGCCAATCCGAACGTGCTGCGGGTCAAGGGAATGGTGGAAAAACCCAAGCCCGAGGATGCGCCGTCCCCGTACGCCGCCGCCGGCCGCTACCTTCTGGACCGGGCGATCTTCGATGCACTACGTCGCGTTTCGCGCGGGGTGGGTGGGGAGATTCAGCTGACCGACGCCATCGCACTCCTGATCGAAGAGGGGCATCCGGTACATGTGGTTGTGCACCGCGGAGCCAGACACGACCTGGGAAATCCCGGCGGCTACCTGAAGGCTGCGGTTGACTTTGCGTTGGAACGTGACGACTACGGCCCAGATTTGCGGCGGTGGTTGGAAGAACGGTTGGGTCTGACCGGACAGGAGGGCTAGCAAGAGCTGGCCCGGTCCCTCGCACGTCGGCCCGTAGATAGGAAGGCGTGTTGTGCGTTCGGTCGAGGAACAGCAGGCTCGGGTAGCGGCTGCCGCGGTGGCTCCCCGGCCGGTGCGAGTGGCCATCGCCGAGTCGCAAGGCCTGATGTGTGCCGAAGAGGTCGTGACTGAACGGCCGATGCCGGGGTTCGACCAGGCCGCGATCGACGGGTACGCGGTGCGCAGCGTCGACGTGTTGTCCGTGGGCGACGGCGCCGGTGAGATCAGCTTGCCGGTGATGGGGTTGATCGAGGCGGGGGCACGGACCCCGAGTCGCTTGCAGCCCCGGCAGGCTGCGCGCGTGCAGACCGGCGCGCCGATGCCGACGCTGGCCGACGCGGTGCTTCCCTTGCGCTGGACCGACGGCGGCGAGAGCCGGGTCCGGATCATGCGCAGCGTGCGCTCGGGCGCCTACGTCCGGCGCACCGGCGACGACGTGCAACCCGGTGACGTCGCAGTGCGGTCCGGCACCATCATCGGTCCGGCCCAGGTGGGCCTGCTTGCCGCGGTCGGACGGGACCGCGTGCTGGTGCATCCACGGCCCAGGTTGTCGGTGATGTGCGTGGGCGGCGAACTCGTCGACGTGTCCCGCAACCCCGGAACCGGGCAGGTGTACGACGTGAACTCCTACGCACTGGCCGCGGCGGGCCGGGATGCGGGCGCGGAGGTCAACCGCGTCGGCATCATCAGCACCGACCCGGCGGAACTGCGGGAAACCGTTGAAGGTCAAGTCAATCGCAACGAGATCGTGGTCATCGCCGGGGCGGTGGGCGGGGCGGCCGCGGAATCGGTGCGCACCGTGCTCGCCGAACTCGGCGAGATGGAGGTGGCCCGGATCGCGATGCACCCCGGGTCGGTGCAGGGCTTCGGGCAGCTGGGCCGCGACCGCGTGCCGGTCTTCCTGCTGCCTGCGAACCCGGTCAGCGCGCTGGTGGTGTTCGAAGTGATGGTGCGTCCGCTGATCCGGCTGTCACTGGGCAAGCGCGCACCGATGCGCCGCGTCGTGAAGGCCCGCACGCTCGCGCCGATCAGTTCGGTGGCCGGGCGCACGGGATACCTGCGCGGGCAGTTGATGCGCGACCAGGACACCGGCGAGTACCTGGTGCAGGCACTGGGCGGGGCGCCCGGCGCGTCGACGCATTTGCTGGCCACTCTCGCCGAGGCGAACTGTCTGGTGGTGATTCCGAGTGAGGTCGACGAAGTCCGCACCGGTGAAACCGTGGATGTGGCATTCCTGGCTCAGCGCGGCTGATAAGACTTCATTCGATGAATGACGGTGTGACGAATCGACGATGTGGATGAGCTGGCTGCGCTCCAGTGCTTCTTTTCACCCGGGCTGGCCCGTTCCGATCGGGCCGTTGCGCGTGCAGGCCGGCGTGGTGCGGCTACGCCCGGTGCGGCTGCGCGACGCCGCGGTGTGGAGCCGGATCCGGCTGGCCGACCAGGCTCACCTTGAGCCCTGGGAGCCGGTCAGCGGTGTGGATTGGCGTCTCCGCCATGGGGTTTCGTCATGGCCCGCGATCTGCTCGGGATTGCGCGGCGAGGCCCGGCGCGGGCGGATGCTGCCGTATGTGATCGAGCTCGACGGGGAGTTCGCCGGCCAGCTCACGATTGGCAACGTCACCCACGGCGCGCTGCGATCAGCCTGGATCGGTTACTGGGTGGCCAGCGACAAGACCGGTGGCGGGGTGGCGACGGGTGCGCTGGCGCTGGGGCTCGACCATGCCTTCACCGGGGTGCAGTTGCACCGGGTCGAGGCCACGGTGCGTCCGGAGAACGCCGCGAGCCGGGCTGTGCTGGCACGGGTCGGGTTCCGCGAGGAGGGCCTGTTGCGCCGCTACCTAGAGGTCGACGGTGCCTGGCGCGACCATCTCCTGGTGGCGCTCACGTTGGAGGAGCTGAAACATTCGGCGTGCCAAGCGCTGGTTTCGGCGGGACGGGCCAGTTGGTGCTGAGTCTTCGCGCCGACGGCGCGCCGCGTTGAGATTGCGCCCACGGTCGCGATTTCGCCGGATTCACAGCCCTGGAAGCAATCTCAACGAAAACCGGTCCACCGAACTGTTACTAATGTGGCAAATGTGGCTGTTGGTGCTTGTATCGATTGAATTACAGGTGTGTAATTGTCTCGGCGCGCCATCGATGGATGCGCTGGTCACAGACCTAGCCTGAAGGGGAAAGGAGCAGGCGTCATGCCAAGCATCCCCCAGTCACTGCTGTGGATTTCCCTCGTCGTTCTCTGGCTTTTCGTGCTCGTTCCGATGTTGATCAGCAAGCGCGACTCGGTGCGTCGCACCAGCGACGTCGCCCTGGCGACTCGAGTACTCAACAGCGGCCGCAACGCGCAACGGTTACGACGCGGCCCGGCCGCCGGGCATCACAGCGATCCGCACTGGCAGCACACGGCCGACCACCTCGACGAGAAGCTCGACGACGACTTCGAAGAGGATGAAGAGCCGGCCGAGGTGCACGTGCGTGCCACCGTGCAGCACACCGTGGTGGTGGCCGCGGCGGTGGTGAGCGTCGAGACCGCCGCTGAGCCCGACTACCTCGACGTCGATGTCGTCGACGAGGATTCCGGTGCGCTGCCCGTCGGTTCGATGGCCGAAGCCGCCGAACCGGTTGTTGCGCCCGAGGAAGAGTCCGAGCCCGAACTCGAGTTGGAGTTCGAGACCGAGCCTGAGGTCGAAGCCGAGCCGGAACCCGAACCTGTCGCGGTCGAAGAGCCCGTCGAGGAGTTCGATTCTGTCGAATCGGAGGCCCAAACCGAGCGCATCGCACTGGATTCCGAGGACATTCAGGAGTCCGAGGATCCCGACGACCTTTCCGACGACGAGTACGAGTACGTCGACGACTCGTCGGGCCTGGAACCCGAGGCCGAGGACGAGCCGGTCGACGGGGAACAGGCGGAGACGCCCGTCGCGTCGCTGAGTGCCACCCGCCAGCGCCGGTTCGAGTCCAAGACCTCAGCGGAGGTCACCGCACGCAAGTTCCGGTTCCGCAAGCGCGTGTTGGCCGTGCTGGCGGCCACGATCCTGTTCTCGGCGGGCGCTGCCTTGCTCGTGACGCCGTCGGCTTGGTGGGTGTGTGGCGGCGCGGCCACACTGACCGTGCTCTACCTGGCCTACCTGCGCCGTCAGACCCGCATCGAGGAACAACTGCGACGTCGTCGGGCACAGCGGATGGCGCGGTCCCGGCTCGGCGTGGAGAGCACCGACGACCACAAGCTCGACGTGGTACCTGCCCGGCTGCGTAGGCCCGGCGCGGCGGTACTCGACATCGACGACGAGGATCCGATCTTCGAACACCTGGCTTACGCGTCGTACGCGTCGACGGCCCGTGAATACGATCTACCGCGGGCTGCCGGGCAGTAGAGCGGCCGGTTTCCGGTTCCAGGCCGGCGACTGGTAGCCTTGCGTTCCGGTATCAGGGGCTATAGCGCAGTTGGTAGCGCGTCTCGTTCGCATCGAGAAGGTCAGGGGTTCGATTCCCCTTAGCTCCACAATGTGGTGAGTCGGGTCATGGGTTACACATGAGTCGAGTCATCGGTTACAGAATTCCCCGGTCTTTTGGCCGGGGTTTTTTGTTGGTTGGGCCAGTAGTTGCGGTCGGGGTTGATCCGGTGGCCAGCGATGAGGTGGTATCCGGTTTTGCTGATGATGGTGACGTTGGTGGTGGTGACCACAATGAGTACCGGGGTATGGGCATGGCGGCGTCCGATGCCCAGGTGGTGTAGTCGGCTGCCGTGGCGCAGAGTGAGTTTGCCGAATTGATCGACGGTGTCGTGGCGGATGCGGAAGTGTTCGATCATTGCGTCCGGGGTGGCTTTGGGTCGGCCGGTGTAGGCCTGCGCCGGTGTGGTGGCGGCTGGCAGGGCTCGGTGGGTGCGTTCGGTGTTGTAGATGATGCGGAATTCGTCGAGCAGGTGTTGCAGGTCGGCCAGGGTCGATGGTCGGGGGCGGGCGGCCAGCCAGCGTTTGAGGGTTTGGTGGAAGCGTTCGATTTTGCCTTGTGTTTGTGGGTGGCCGGGGCGTCCGTTCTTTTGCGTGATGCCCAGGCTGGCGATAAGTCGTTCGAAATCGTTGTGGCCGTGGGTGAATCGTGAGGTGTAGACCGATCCGTTGTCGGTCAGGGTGGATGCCGGCGGGCCGTAGATGTCGATGAGGGTGGTGAAACTGGCCACGATGTCGGGTCCGCTGACGCGGGTAAATGCGGTGCAGTACAGCAGGTATCGGGAGTGGTCATCGAGCCAGTTGAGGATCTCGATGTCGGTGCCGTCTGCCAGGGTCCAGTGGGTGAAGTCGGACTGCCAGCATTCGTTGGGTTGTTCGGCGGCGAAGCGGTGATAGGAGCTGCGGGGCCGTTTGTGGGGTTGCGGGGCGATCAGTCCGTGATGGTGCAGGATGCGTCGGATGGTGGAGGTCGAGGGCACCGGTAGCTGTTGTTGGGCCAGGTGTTCTTGCAGGGTGATCGGGCCGGCGTCGAGGCCTTGTGCGGTGAGTTTTTCGCGCAGCAGCACGATCGCGGTGATGACCTCATCGCTGACTGCACGGGGGTTGCTGGCGGGGCGCCGAGAGCGGGGATCGACGGCTTCCAGACCGCCTTCCCGGAAACGTTTGAGCAGTCGGTGGATGTGTTGACGGGACATCCCGTAGGTACGGGCCGCGGCGCTGACCGACAGATGACCGGAGACGATTTCCAACACCACCACGCGGGCTTTCGACATGAATCATGACTGTCACCTATGACGCGACTCATCGAGGTGCCATCGCAGGTGTCACCCATGTCCCGACTCAGGTGTCACCTATGTCGTGAACTCACACACCCTTAGCTCCACAAAGTTTGAACAGCTAAGACCCGCCGGAGACGGCGGGTCTTTCTCTTATCCCTCAGCTATCCCTCAGCGAGGATGAACCGTCGCATACTGGTCCTCGAACAGTGAATGCGAATCGAAGGGCACACCATGACCGTCAGCATCGTTGACGCGGGTCCGAATCAGATCAGCCGCTCCGTGGAGGTCAATGCCCCTGCGGCCGAACTGTTCGCCATGATCGCCGATCCGCGTCGTCACCACGAGATCGACGGTTCGGGCACCGTCCGCGACAACGTGTCGTGCCCAGATGACATCGCTCCGGGGGCGAAGTTCACGACTGGGATGCGGATGTACGGGGTGCCCTACCGGATCACCAGCGTCGTCACCGCGGTAAGACCCGACGAACTCTTTGAATGGCGACATCCAGTGGGGCACCGTTGGCGCTGGGAGTTCACCGCGCTCGCCCCCACCCTCACACGCGTGACAGAGACATTCGATTACCGCGACACCGGGCCGATCAAGGACACGCTGAAGTACTACGAGCGAATGGGCTTCGCCAAGGGCAACGCGAAGGGTATCGAGTCCACGTTGACCAAGTTGCACGACCGCTACGCGACTTGATTCGCGTCGAAGGGCGTGGCTTACGTCAGCGCGCGCGATCGCAGGGTGATCGGTAGGTCGTCGGCCGGGGTCGGCCCGGTACCCCAGGTCAGCTGAAGGCGGTAGTCGTCAGGCACGCTCCATTCGAATCGTCTCAGCATCTGGTGCATGGTGGTCTTGACCGTCATATCGGCGAACTGCTGGCCGATGCACTTGTGCGCGCCGCCGCCGAACGGGGCGAACACGTAGCGGCTCACATCGGCGCGGGATTGCGCATTGTTCACAAACCGTTCCGGATTGAACGTGTCGGGGTCGGGCCACCAGTCGGAAAGCCGCATGGAGGCATAGACATTGATAGCCACCT
Coding sequences within:
- the glp gene encoding molybdotransferase-like divisome protein Glp, whose product is MRSVEEQQARVAAAAVAPRPVRVAIAESQGLMCAEEVVTERPMPGFDQAAIDGYAVRSVDVLSVGDGAGEISLPVMGLIEAGARTPSRLQPRQAARVQTGAPMPTLADAVLPLRWTDGGESRVRIMRSVRSGAYVRRTGDDVQPGDVAVRSGTIIGPAQVGLLAAVGRDRVLVHPRPRLSVMCVGGELVDVSRNPGTGQVYDVNSYALAAAGRDAGAEVNRVGIISTDPAELRETVEGQVNRNEIVVIAGAVGGAAAESVRTVLAELGEMEVARIAMHPGSVQGFGQLGRDRVPVFLLPANPVSALVVFEVMVRPLIRLSLGKRAPMRRVVKARTLAPISSVAGRTGYLRGQLMRDQDTGEYLVQALGGAPGASTHLLATLAEANCLVVIPSEVDEVRTGETVDVAFLAQRG
- a CDS encoding GNAT family N-acetyltransferase; this translates as MSWLRSSASFHPGWPVPIGPLRVQAGVVRLRPVRLRDAAVWSRIRLADQAHLEPWEPVSGVDWRLRHGVSSWPAICSGLRGEARRGRMLPYVIELDGEFAGQLTIGNVTHGALRSAWIGYWVASDKTGGGVATGALALGLDHAFTGVQLHRVEATVRPENAASRAVLARVGFREEGLLRRYLEVDGAWRDHLLVALTLEELKHSACQALVSAGRASWC
- the sepX gene encoding divisome protein SepX/GlpR, translating into MPSIPQSLLWISLVVLWLFVLVPMLISKRDSVRRTSDVALATRVLNSGRNAQRLRRGPAAGHHSDPHWQHTADHLDEKLDDDFEEDEEPAEVHVRATVQHTVVVAAAVVSVETAAEPDYLDVDVVDEDSGALPVGSMAEAAEPVVAPEEESEPELELEFETEPEVEAEPEPEPVAVEEPVEEFDSVESEAQTERIALDSEDIQESEDPDDLSDDEYEYVDDSSGLEPEAEDEPVDGEQAETPVASLSATRQRRFESKTSAEVTARKFRFRKRVLAVLAATILFSAGAALLVTPSAWWVCGGAATLTVLYLAYLRRQTRIEEQLRRRRAQRMARSRLGVESTDDHKLDVVPARLRRPGAAVLDIDDEDPIFEHLAYASYASTAREYDLPRAAGQ
- a CDS encoding IS481 family transposase, whose amino-acid sequence is MSKARVVVLEIVSGHLSVSAAARTYGMSRQHIHRLLKRFREGGLEAVDPRSRRPASNPRAVSDEVITAIVLLREKLTAQGLDAGPITLQEHLAQQQLPVPSTSTIRRILHHHGLIAPQPHKRPRSSYHRFAAEQPNECWQSDFTHWTLADGTDIEILNWLDDHSRYLLYCTAFTRVSGPDIVASFTTLIDIYGPPASTLTDNGSVYTSRFTHGHNDFERLIASLGITQKNGRPGHPQTQGKIERFHQTLKRWLAARPRPSTLADLQHLLDEFRIIYNTERTHRALPAATTPAQAYTGRPKATPDAMIEHFRIRHDTVDQFGKLTLRHGSRLHHLGIGRRHAHTPVLIVVTTTNVTIISKTGYHLIAGHRINPDRNYWPNQQKTPAKRPGNSVTDDSTHV
- a CDS encoding SRPBCC family protein, whose product is MTVSIVDAGPNQISRSVEVNAPAAELFAMIADPRRHHEIDGSGTVRDNVSCPDDIAPGAKFTTGMRMYGVPYRITSVVTAVRPDELFEWRHPVGHRWRWEFTALAPTLTRVTETFDYRDTGPIKDTLKYYERMGFAKGNAKGIESTLTKLHDRYAT